A single genomic interval of Alistipes provencensis harbors:
- a CDS encoding calcineurin-like phosphoesterase C-terminal domain-containing protein → MVHYGGKGIENVLVSDGDQITATDANGHYWLASDKRNGLAFVIQPSGYEVPTDKAIPQFWHPCTGNASTVERIDFQLQPVSNDDFTLLVATDMHLANRNTPKDYTQFADGFVKELTDTYNNSASKVYCLNLGDFAWDQYWYVNKWAIPECKKAVESFNFPFWSVMGNHDNDPYGTSDFAAETPYREELGPVYYSMNIGKVHFLMLDNTVYLNNGGGPGVIGDRTYKKYFTQQQLDWIREDLKYVDKSTPIVVGFHCPIYTYGWNGTSLTTSISMDSSAAVSALLGCFDGYTSVNVVTGHTHVNRNMQSPAFANVYEHNIAAVCGTWWWTQQFGKNNVCTDGSPAGYKVFTVSGTDLKWQFKATGLPAGRQFMTYDMNSVKEYWATNTLVQKAIELGKDFAGRGNDYSGVGENEVFINLWSHEPGKWDISVTEDGKPLEVRQVWRRDPLHTISYDVPRCATNGGEMTFPSGYTPHMFAVTASSATSTLEIRVTDRFGTPYTETMKRPKTFSTDLNE, encoded by the coding sequence ATGGTTCATTACGGAGGCAAGGGCATCGAAAACGTTTTGGTTTCCGACGGTGATCAAATCACCGCCACCGACGCCAATGGTCACTATTGGCTCGCATCCGACAAACGCAACGGTCTGGCGTTCGTCATCCAGCCCTCCGGCTATGAGGTCCCCACCGACAAGGCCATCCCCCAATTCTGGCATCCCTGCACCGGAAACGCATCCACGGTCGAACGGATCGACTTCCAGCTCCAGCCCGTCTCGAACGACGATTTCACGCTGCTGGTGGCCACCGACATGCACTTGGCCAACCGGAATACCCCCAAGGACTACACCCAGTTTGCCGATGGGTTCGTCAAGGAACTCACCGATACCTACAACAACTCCGCATCGAAAGTCTACTGCCTCAATCTGGGCGATTTCGCTTGGGACCAGTATTGGTATGTAAACAAGTGGGCGATCCCCGAGTGCAAAAAAGCCGTCGAAAGTTTCAACTTCCCCTTCTGGTCGGTGATGGGCAACCACGACAACGACCCCTACGGCACCAGCGACTTCGCCGCCGAAACTCCCTACCGCGAGGAGCTCGGCCCAGTATACTATTCGATGAACATCGGCAAGGTGCACTTCCTGATGCTCGACAACACGGTCTACCTCAACAACGGCGGCGGTCCGGGCGTGATCGGCGACCGGACCTACAAGAAATACTTCACCCAGCAGCAACTGGACTGGATCAGGGAGGACTTGAAATATGTGGACAAATCGACCCCCATCGTCGTCGGCTTCCACTGCCCGATCTACACCTACGGGTGGAACGGCACCTCGCTCACGACGAGCATCTCAATGGACAGTTCGGCGGCCGTATCAGCCCTGCTCGGCTGTTTCGACGGATACACCTCGGTCAATGTCGTCACGGGACACACCCATGTAAACCGCAACATGCAGTCCCCGGCCTTTGCCAACGTCTATGAACACAACATCGCCGCTGTCTGCGGCACATGGTGGTGGACCCAGCAGTTCGGCAAGAACAACGTCTGCACGGACGGGTCGCCCGCCGGATACAAGGTCTTCACCGTCAGCGGCACCGACCTCAAATGGCAGTTCAAGGCAACAGGGCTGCCCGCCGGACGCCAGTTCATGACTTACGACATGAACAGCGTCAAGGAGTACTGGGCGACGAACACCTTGGTACAGAAAGCCATCGAGCTGGGTAAGGATTTCGCAGGCCGCGGCAACGACTACTCGGGCGTGGGCGAAAACGAGGTCTTTATCAATCTCTGGAGCCATGAACCCGGCAAATGGGACATCAGCGTTACGGAAGACGGCAAACCCCTCGAAGTGCGTCAGGTATGGCGCCGCGATCCGCTTCACACCATCTCCTACGATGTTCCGCGTTGCGCAACCAACGGAGGCGAGATGACATTTCCGTCGGGCTACACGCCCCACATGTTTGCCGTAACGGCCTCGTCGGCCACCTCCACGCTCGAGATTCGAGTCACCGACCGTTTCGGCACCCCGTATACCGAAACTATGAAACGGCCCAAGACCTTCTCGACCGACCTGAACGAATAA
- a CDS encoding BACON domain-containing protein, which yields MNRYIQKWLWIFACTAALLAGACSDDDTDDGPTTVVPPTLEITGIPDTGMHFLYYAIPPQTFTMKVDAPWEITKTAGWFVVTPKQGKAGEAIEITVTGDFNDGDTRKGQFTIRANSGNNLHPCYTEKTVELSQDACNQAGITIEGLTGEDAVAFPAEQSEPLTLKVTATYDWTMTVSDESWVTVSPKKGAAGQAVDVVLTPTPNTKFETHTSQLTITAGDPDYPENSAERIVTLTQYPPADSHETGYVFFEDDFAWVTENWVEPYSKYGWPGVKTDGVNNNEFGLTNAKIKPVADEKGYTYSASVYARYEGSVKLGKTNQCGFLQTPALSKIDAGKSATVLVSFYGALYASASGNADSAKPAFPISIEGGGTIGNGSETETAIVMDNHFCWTQYSFVIRGATSKTRIKFGDEDTKTYRIHLDNFRVEKAETDAEAPEPQPVTIPLDVRITPQSFGEIPAEGDDMACSIHINRAWSAASDSEWLTIEKVNCGTAANGATLAADKRSVTVLGTWLPYNDIVLKAAPNTAGEARTATLTLTIDGESTPLTMSVTQAGVAAGTPRITVTGLDDHTVPAFASDAAEPRTFTVNATYDWTISVPEGDMWYTVSPLQGTANNDIEVTVTPTPNPGATRGGTFTIVSKNGSLETEQPITVSQEASANVFSGLPASWTFDTAAKLTADLKYPADETGSTALFAYDRKGLASDENGVVSISGSYLKLAGVPCGSMAVYTVPVKNFAAGTKIKYATRTYSSGSGAKYFAVEYSTDGTNWTPFDGFRDKERTELPAGSEIAGQDGFVEVSYSYANPVTTQTDFAFTATVPTAIPDGTLYVRTRISEPYTADLKKNFAVNTTTTANTRVYTVAIEVAAE from the coding sequence ATGAACCGATACATTCAGAAATGGTTATGGATATTCGCCTGTACCGCGGCCCTGCTGGCCGGAGCGTGCAGCGACGACGACACCGACGACGGACCGACGACGGTCGTTCCGCCGACCTTGGAGATCACGGGCATTCCCGATACCGGGATGCACTTCCTCTACTACGCTATCCCTCCGCAGACCTTCACCATGAAGGTCGATGCGCCGTGGGAGATCACCAAGACCGCCGGCTGGTTCGTCGTAACCCCCAAGCAAGGCAAGGCCGGGGAGGCGATCGAGATCACCGTGACCGGCGATTTCAACGACGGCGACACCCGCAAGGGGCAATTCACCATCCGCGCCAACAGCGGTAACAACCTGCATCCCTGCTACACGGAAAAGACCGTCGAGCTCTCGCAGGACGCCTGCAACCAAGCCGGCATTACCATTGAGGGACTTACCGGCGAGGATGCTGTTGCCTTCCCCGCAGAACAGAGCGAACCGCTGACACTAAAAGTCACGGCCACCTACGACTGGACGATGACCGTGAGCGACGAATCGTGGGTGACGGTATCGCCCAAAAAAGGCGCTGCCGGACAAGCTGTGGACGTTGTGCTCACCCCCACGCCCAATACCAAATTCGAGACCCACACCTCGCAGCTCACCATTACGGCGGGCGATCCGGACTATCCGGAAAACAGCGCCGAACGAATCGTCACGCTGACCCAGTATCCGCCGGCCGACTCGCACGAAACGGGCTACGTCTTCTTCGAGGACGATTTCGCATGGGTGACGGAGAACTGGGTGGAACCCTATTCGAAATACGGCTGGCCGGGCGTTAAGACCGACGGCGTGAACAACAACGAGTTCGGGCTCACCAACGCCAAGATCAAGCCCGTGGCCGACGAAAAGGGCTACACCTATTCCGCTTCGGTCTACGCCCGTTACGAAGGCTCCGTCAAACTGGGCAAGACCAACCAATGCGGGTTCCTGCAAACTCCCGCGCTGTCGAAAATCGACGCCGGCAAGAGCGCCACAGTGCTCGTATCGTTCTACGGAGCCCTCTACGCCTCGGCCTCGGGGAACGCAGACTCCGCCAAACCGGCGTTCCCGATCTCGATAGAGGGAGGCGGAACGATCGGAAACGGTTCGGAAACCGAAACGGCGATCGTCATGGACAACCACTTCTGCTGGACCCAGTATTCGTTCGTCATCCGGGGCGCCACTTCGAAGACCCGGATCAAGTTCGGCGACGAAGACACGAAAACCTACCGCATCCACCTCGACAATTTCCGCGTGGAAAAGGCGGAAACCGATGCCGAAGCGCCCGAACCACAGCCCGTCACGATCCCGCTGGATGTCCGGATCACACCGCAGAGCTTCGGGGAGATTCCCGCCGAAGGCGACGACATGGCATGCTCGATCCACATCAACCGGGCGTGGTCGGCCGCGTCCGACAGCGAATGGCTGACGATCGAAAAGGTGAACTGCGGCACGGCGGCGAACGGCGCGACGCTGGCTGCGGACAAACGCTCGGTAACAGTGCTGGGAACATGGCTGCCGTACAACGACATCGTGCTGAAAGCCGCGCCCAACACGGCCGGCGAAGCCCGTACCGCCACGCTGACGCTGACGATCGATGGCGAATCAACTCCGCTGACGATGAGCGTCACGCAGGCCGGCGTAGCAGCCGGAACGCCGCGCATCACGGTAACCGGGCTCGACGACCATACGGTTCCCGCGTTCGCATCCGATGCGGCAGAACCCCGGACATTTACCGTCAACGCGACCTATGACTGGACGATCTCCGTTCCCGAAGGCGACATGTGGTACACCGTATCACCCCTGCAAGGTACGGCGAACAACGACATCGAAGTCACGGTGACGCCGACCCCCAATCCGGGCGCTACCCGCGGCGGAACGTTCACCATCGTATCGAAAAATGGCAGTCTGGAAACTGAACAACCCATCACCGTAAGTCAGGAAGCCAGCGCGAATGTTTTTAGCGGGCTCCCTGCCAGTTGGACTTTCGACACAGCCGCAAAACTCACCGCCGACCTGAAGTACCCCGCTGACGAAACGGGCAGCACAGCCCTGTTCGCCTACGACCGCAAGGGGCTAGCATCCGACGAAAACGGCGTCGTCTCGATCTCCGGCAGCTACCTCAAACTCGCCGGCGTACCCTGCGGCTCGATGGCCGTCTACACCGTTCCGGTGAAGAACTTTGCAGCCGGCACGAAGATCAAATACGCGACGCGCACCTACTCCTCCGGTTCGGGCGCCAAGTACTTCGCCGTGGAGTACTCGACCGACGGAACGAACTGGACCCCCTTCGACGGATTCAGGGACAAGGAACGGACGGAACTGCCCGCCGGATCGGAAATCGCAGGACAGGACGGATTCGTCGAAGTCTCCTACTCGTATGCGAACCCGGTGACCACACAGACCGATTTTGCCTTCACGGCGACCGTTCCCACGGCCATCCCCGACGGCACGCTCTATGTGCGGACCCGCATTTCCGAACCCTACACGGCGGACTTAAAGAAAAACTTCGCCGTAAACACCACGACCACAGCCAATACGCGTGTCTACACGGTAGCCATTGAGGTCGCAGCCGAATAA